TCCAATGTCCCGGCCATTGAGCTGGCAAAAAAACTCGTGAAAATCACCCCTCCTGGTCTTGAAAAGGTCTTCTATTCGGACAGCGGATCCACGGCCGTGGAGATCGCCCTGAAGATCTCTTTCCAGTTCTTTCAGCACCGGATGGGCAAGTCCTGTAAAAAGACCCGCTTTATTGCCCTGACCAACGCCTATCATGGAGACACCATCGGCTCGGTGAGCGTAGGGGGAATACCTCTGTTTCATGATCTCTTTCATCCCCTTCTGTTCCCCTGTGATTTTGCCCCTTCTCCATACTGCTACCGATGCCCGCTGGAGATGACGTATCCCTCATGCAGCCTTGCCTGTGCCGATGAGCTTGAAAACACGGTCCGCCGGATCCATGAAGAGACCGCCGCCCTGATCATCGAGCCGCTGGTCCAGGGCGCGGCGGGGATGTTGACCGCCCCTCCGGGCTATCTCGCCCGTGTCCGGAAGATCTGCACACGATATGATCTGCTGATGATTGCCGACGAGGTAGCCACGGGATTCGGGCGCACCGGAACGCTATTTGCCTGTGAACAGGAAGGGGTCACGCCCGATCTCCTCTGCCTGGCCAAGGGGATGACCGGGGGATACCTTCCCCTGGCCGCGACCCTGACTACGCAGGAGGTTTTTGATGCCTTCCTGGGGCCGTATGAGGAATTCAAGACCTTCTTCCACGGCCACACCTATACGGGAAATCCCCTGGCCTGCGCGGCGGCGCTGGCCAGCATTTCCCTGCTTTCGCCCGAAGAAGTCCTGCCGGGTTTCCAGGCACGCATCCAGTGCCTTTCAGAGGAACTGGCTCGTTTACAAGGATTGAATCACGTGGGTGAGGTGAGGCAGAAGGGGTTCATGGTCGGGATCGAGCTGGTTCGGAACCGGGCGGCCAAAGAGCCCTATCCATTAAAGGATCAAGTAGGCCACCGGGTGATCCTCGAGGCCCGGAAGAAAGGGATGATCATCAGACCTCTCGGCAACGTGATCGTCCTGATGCCGCCTCTTTGCATGGAAGAGGGAGAGATCCGGGAGATGGTTGCAATCACCGGAGCGGCGATCCGGGAAGTGACGGAATAAAGTGGAATCCCACTTGACCGATGGGATAATATCTCTCAGTACTGAAAGAGCGGCGCCAAAACTTCATGACTCTTCCATAAAACTTGACAAACAACTCGGAGGTATTATATACATGAATGTGTGAGGGTATCAGGCCTTGATAGTGAATGAAATGAATAGAAGGAGAGTGACATGGCTGCCCCGAATAGAATTCTGAAAGAGGCATTGAATCTAAAACCTGCAGAAAAAGCGGAACTAATCGACAAACTGATTTATAGCCTGGACAAACCTGATGCAGAGATTGACGAATTATGGGTAAAGGAGGCTGAGAACCGGATTGATGCTTATGAACGTGGAGAGATTAAGGTTGTTGCATTGGAAAAAATTCTTGAAAAATATAAGCAGGATCCGAAATGAGGATCCGATTCTTGGAAATAGCACAGATTGAACTGTATGAAGCCATCGAATATTACAACTATGAAGTATCCGGACTTGGTGAAGCTTTTCTGAGCGAAGTATTGAACGTTCTTGATAGAATTGGAAAATATCCCGAAGCATGGCCGTCTTGCTCAAAGCGAACCAGAAGGACTCAGACTCGGCGCTTCCCTTATGGAATCATGTATCAAATTCGGAAGGATGAAATTTTAATAGTTGCCATTGCACATCTTCATAGAAAACCGGACTATTGGAAAGACCGAATATAATTTGAACTTTTCTTAAATAGAAAAGATCGGGGAGTTACCGGAATATCTCCGGCCGGTTGGTAAAGACCCCGTCCACGCCCCACGTCTCAAGCTCTTTGACTCGGGAGATTTGGTCCACCACGTAGGGATAGACACGGATTTCTCTGCTGTGGAAGGCATGGACCATGTCCGGGGTAACGGACTGCTCCTCGGGATGAAAAGAGACGGCCTTGAATTCCAAGGCCCGGTCAAGCAAAGGCTTCCAGTGCCCGTTCCCGTCATAGAGAATCCCGATCCGGACTGCCGGCCGGAGATCCCGGACGATCTTCAGGGCATGAAGGTCAAAGCAGGAAATCAGCACCTGATCTTCCATGTCTCTTGCGGTGACGGTCTCCAGGATCTTCTCTTCGATCCCTTGGGACCGGGGGGCATCTTTCTTGATTTCGAGGTTCAGGGGGATCTCTCCCTTGGTGAGAGAGAGGAGATCTTCAAGGGTCGGGATCCGGGTTCCGGCGAACGGATCTGAAAACCAGGAACCGAAATCGTATCTTAGGAGCTCCGCCAGCGTGAAGTCATGGATGGGAAGAGTCGTCCCCGTGATCCGTTTGATGTCTGCATCATGAGAGAGCACAGGGACCCGGTCGGCAGTAAGACGAATATCGGTCTCGATCATGCCCGCCTTGAGATCCATGGCCATGCGGAAGGCCGGGATGGTGTTTTCCGGGGCGAGGAATGATGCCCCGCGGTGGGCGATCACCAGGAAGTCCTTCATCGCCGGCTCCATGCCATGGCGCATCTCACGGCCCTGTTCCATCCGGCGCAGAGGGCCTTTCTTTCACTCTCGACCATGGTTGGGAGGAATCGCTCTTTGAGCCTCCAGATCCTGGAGACCTCGTCCAGGCTCTTCCAGAAACCTACAGCGAGACCGGATAGGAAAGCGGCGCCGAGCGCCGTGGTCTCTTGAACCTCGGGCCTTTCCACGGGGAGCTTCAGGATGTCGGCTTGGAACTGCATAAGAAAGCGGTTGCCCACGGCGCCTCCGTCCACACGGAGGCTCCGGATCGGAATGCCGGAGTCTTGCCGCATCACGTTCAATACATCGAGGGTCTGATACGCGATGGACTCCAGGACCGCCCTGATGATCTGGG
This DNA window, taken from Nitrospirae bacterium CG2_30_53_67, encodes the following:
- a CDS encoding adenosylmethionine--8-amino-7-oxononanoate transaminase, translated to MDQERDRLKELEDDDRRYIWHPFTQMQEYEKETPLIIERAEGVYLFDIHGKRYMDGVSSLWVNVHGHRRPEIDRAIKEQIDRVSHSTLLGISNVPAIELAKKLVKITPPGLEKVFYSDSGSTAVEIALKISFQFFQHRMGKSCKKTRFIALTNAYHGDTIGSVSVGGIPLFHDLFHPLLFPCDFAPSPYCYRCPLEMTYPSCSLACADELENTVRRIHEETAALIIEPLVQGAAGMLTAPPGYLARVRKICTRYDLLMIADEVATGFGRTGTLFACEQEGVTPDLLCLAKGMTGGYLPLAATLTTQEVFDAFLGPYEEFKTFFHGHTYTGNPLACAAALASISLLSPEEVLPGFQARIQCLSEELARLQGLNHVGEVRQKGFMVGIELVRNRAAKEPYPLKDQVGHRVILEARKKGMIIRPLGNVIVLMPPLCMEEGEIREMVAITGAAIREVTE
- a CDS encoding plasmid stabilization protein, which gives rise to MRIRFLEIAQIELYEAIEYYNYEVSGLGEAFLSEVLNVLDRIGKYPEAWPSCSKRTRRTQTRRFPYGIMYQIRKDEILIVAIAHLHRKPDYWKDRI